The nucleotide sequence AATCTCCAGTCCACCACATACATCGAGGCACTTTCGTGCCCTGCACCAAAAAAGTGCAATGCGCCTATAAACAAAAGAaaggccgccgccgccctctcTTCCACGAAAGAGCGTTATGCGGGCGTGCCATGCTGATCCCAGTGTTTTGATGTCCTGTAAACCCACCGCCCATGCCTATGCTTTTCCGCGGCGTCCATGGGTTTTTATTCGCCTCTCTGGCGTATGTCATACCTTATCCGGGTATCATGACATCTAGTTGAAAAAAGTGAAAAAAGGTTCCCTTCGAAACTCGTGGGGAAGTGGTGTGTGATGGTGCGGGAAGAGGTAAAGTTGAAGCACATCCACTCTAGGCGAGTGTGCCTACATGTGATTAAGAGTCGGCAGAGATGATGCTCAGGCCCAGGCCGCGGCACCGCCGGTCTCAATGGCCTCAATCTCGTCAGCGGTCAGGGGGACACGGTGAAAGCGGGCCGGGAGATCATTGCGGTCGAAGTAGACACCGGAGGGGGGAGCAACCGAGCCAAGAGCAGCACCGGCATTGCCGCCAATACCGGCGTCGGCGCGGATGGTCTTGCGGAGGGGACCAAACTGCTGGGCGTGGTCACGGTAGGCGCTGAACGAGGTGTGGGCGGAGCCGTTGGTGAAGGAAGCCGGAAGGGAGTTGGTTGGAGAAGCGGGGTGGGGGCGGGGAGTGTGGTCAATGGAGACTGTGCCAAGAATACGAGGTTAGCATGCGAAGCGTTCAAATGGCTCAAttccatcgtcgtcgtcatggACCCGGACTCACCTGGGATAGTCCGCTTGCCGAGGAACTTGATGGAGGGAGTACGCTCGGCGTGCTGAGCAGCCTGGCGAAGAACTCTGGTGGCAAACATTTTGATatgggttggttggctgtAGTAGTATAGTCGGGGAAGCTCCGGTCGTTCCGCTCAGTGAGTGCTCCTCGCTGTGGGTGGTTTGTCGGGGTGGTTGCTGGATGCTGGATGCTGGGATGGGCAGTATATAGACGGGTCGAGCGAGGAGACGTGAGCGAAGACGATCGGGGGACTTGAGGATGGAAAGGAAGATGGATGGAGGGCATGAGAGTTAAATGGGCTTTTTCACAAGCTCCCAAATTTGCAGCCTCCAGAAAGGGCTCCCCACGGAACTGGGTGCGACAGCCAATCAGCAACAGCCCTCACCAACTGCTGGCCATGGGAACCCCGAAGTCCGGAGTGGGAAAAAACCACGCCATTGCCTGTTGCCCAGCGCTGCATCCCACGCCGGCCCTTCCTTTGCAGGGCCGCAGCgcccttccacccctccaacacgACCCCACTCCACCCGTTTCTTCCCGCTGCGACACCACCTGGGCGACTACGTACAATGGGCAACTGAACTGCGACTGCTCCCCAACGAGGCAACTGTCCATGTGAACCTACCTACTCAATCATCCCCTCGGCCTGCCCCGGcatccatcctcctcacgaCTCCCCGGGACTTCTACGGAATTGTTGAATCTACAGTAGGTTTGGATGTTTGCTCTGTGGCCGGCGCCCATGATGTGACCAGAACACTAACtgccccaaccaaccccacTCTTATCGCGTTGATAATGCCAAATGGTAAAATGCTGATGTTCGAAGACCAGGCGAGCTAGGGGGAACGGACACGGAGCGACAGGGGAGGGCACCAGCTTCCCCGCGCTCCCAATTCAAGATGGTGTTGACGCCATGAGGTGATTTTGGGTTGGGTGTCAATGAACCATGCCCCCGCCCTGCTCTAGTGGCCCTCTCTTGCCTGCCCGCCTGGGAGCCAATGTCCGCTCCTCGGCCAGAAGAGACCAAGATCGCATGTTCCAAGACTGGGGGAGCACGACGTGAAACTTGCATGTGCGGGTGTCATCTACCGTCGTGCATGTGAAGGCGAGCCCAGCCATGCATGCACTGGGATCTCCAAGTGGCTCTCAGTTTTCTCAAGTGCTTCTCTGTCCATTTCCATCCTCGTCCCATGTTTCCTTGACCCCCACCTACCTTTCTCCTCACAGGCACACCCAAACACGCAATtcttggtggaggatgaggtgctgGTTGGCACCATCTCTTCAGACGCTTCTGGCCATTGGTCACGGTATTGCCACTATCTACACCACGGACCGTGGGTGGTAGCAGTTTGTCAAGTCTATCGAGCAATAAAAACCGGCATTATTCACCCGGCTTATACGGGCTCTTTTACCCATTTCGTTTACTCCACCAGCGTTCCGAGATCTCGCGCATCTCACTGGAGATGGGGCATGCCGTTGTGAGTGGATATGAGCAACAACCGGCCCGAGCAGTCCGCAGGGTTGATTCCTGTCTTGTGTCCACTTCCGTTACGTCAAGCTTCAGAATGAGGCTGGGCAAGAAACCAAAACCCTAGCCCTAGCTTTCTGTCTTCTGATATTGTTGTTGCCAGCCAtccacaccaacaacaactagGGCCCGATTAGCTCAGCTGGTTAGAGCGTCGTACTAATATAACCTCACAGTTATAAGAAGTCATGCGAAGGTCAACAGTTCAATCCTGTTATTGGGCAGCTCCATTCTTTTAGCTCCTATCAAGGTCTTGCAACTTTGgatagttttttttttcttcaacCATCCACCAGTTGTTTTTGTAGCTGAGTTGTCAATCTCCCTCTTCATTAGCCACCTTAATCGAAAGCGTCCCAAGTATCAACCAGAATGATACTGGATGGGGTTGCCCAGAAGTttccaccaaaccaaactATTACCCTTGAATCCCTAAACATCAACAGCAGTGCCCATTGTTTGCTGAGCAAGGGCAGATGGAGGAGCCCTTGGATCATGGACCTGGGCTGTCTCGGGTCTTCCTGGGGCAGGAGACTGTGGAATGGGAGCCGAGATGTCTCTTGTTGTCCTAAACACTCATACGATCAGTCAGTACCACACTGTCTCGTCTTCCGCACGCTGCGGCAAGTTGAACACAGCAAACTTACACGGGCGAGTTCTTGCGGCGGTAGCGATGCACAACAACCGCTCCCAAAATGGTGCTGACGAGGTAGGCCATGGCAgccaaaaaggaaaaggccaGAACGGCCCTCCAGGACGCGCAGCCGCCGTAGCCCCTATCCCAGACTGTGAGGTCCGGCACACGCCACCACCCGCCCCAGTAGTATCCCCAGTAGTTCCAATACCAGGAAGCGTTACACATGGCCGAGCCGGTGCGCTGATCATACTCGAGTTAACTTCTCTCCCACTCTGTTTGCAGGGCCAATGCTGATGTCGCTCAAAAAGGAGAAGCAACTATAAACAAGGGGGATCATACCGAAGTCAACAAGCCGAAGACAACAATCCACATGACAAACAGGATCGCATCCATCGGGAAGGCCAAGTAGGCGTAGATGAACGGTGCGATAAAGACAAGCGCAAATAAAGTGCTGATGGAAGCCGTGATGATGGCATATACGATGCGAGAATCGACTGAGACTCCTGCCTGGGAGACCAGATGCAGGAAGCGAgcgacgaggccgaggacgatgacTGAACAAATCACCTCAAACACCCGGAGGATGATGTGGATCACTTTGGATGCAGCCCCCATTTTGAAAAGTCTTGATTCTCTCTTTCGGGTTCAGGAGTTGGTGTTTTGATTCAATGCCGTTGTTGACGATAACTGATGGGCGAAACAGAGGTGCACAGCTGATGGAGCAGGTTGATAAGCTACTGCTGTTTCTTTGTCTATTTATCCCCCCAAAGCTATGGTTTGGGACGTCATATGCTCCGGCCATTGTTCCAATGTGTGATGCTGTCTCGATGCGGACAGCGGGAGCTCCAGGTCCCCTATTTTCCGAATGCAGACATCACAATCACCATAACCAGCAGGTGGTGACCCATCAGCATAAATATCTTAAAGGGGAAATTCCACTGCAAACAGCTAGGTTACCTGGTAAGGTTAGAGTGTACAAGTACTTCGAAGTAAGGCGCGCGAAGAATAGGGGTTCAACTTCATGCCCAAATGCATCATGTGGCCCGAATTGCATGTAGGTTGGAGCCATGGGATCTCAGTTACTTTACAGGAGCACACAGCACCACATACAGCAATGTTAATGCACAACACGGACAGGAGATAGGAGAAGCAGAAAAAGAGATGGAGCAAAAAGTACAAtaataagaaaaagaaaggcgTCTGTCGTCGACGGGAATTGAGCCCGACGTGGGGGtcgaacccacaaccttgagaTTTCGGAGTACTCCTTAAGAGTCTCACGCTCTACCGATTGAGCTAGCCGGGCTTTGAAGCCGACTGAGCCTTTATATTTGTTGAagattgggggagggaatTGGTGTTTTGAGAGCAAGGTTGCAAGGTTGTGGCTAGATGGGTTGCGGCATTTCGGCGTTGAAAATTTTCACGGCAAAGTTTGAGAGCCAGACTAGAGACATGGACCCACTTAAAACAACGTCACTACCGCACTTAATATCAACCGCCAAATCCTCATCAATCCTACTATATAACAGTATATCACATTCTTGTAGCTACCTAATGATTTTAGATGATATTTAAGAATATCCTCAGAGATTCTTTCCAACCTCAATATCGAGTTGCATCATCTGTATCCCCAGATCTTCCTACtctatttttaattttcaAATGCTGGTATGCCACAACCCCGGTTAAGGAGGGGGAAAATCCcgcaaaaaaaagacaacgATTTCCCATGACAGGATATCTCATGCTTTGGACGAGCTGGGAATCGAACCCAGGACCTTTCGCATACACTGAAGTATGCTAAGCGAACGCTCTACCAACTGAGCCACACGCCCTTGACTTTGGATGTAAATAGCAGGTGGAATTGTCTTTGATGAAGGTCCTCAGCAGGATAGAGGAGCGGAAGCGATGGTATTCACACCCTTTTTCGGACAACTGTCTTGGTAGAGCAACCCCTTCCCGTGGTCACCTAGATGTGATCTAAGCAAGTCATCCTGAGTACCATATCAGAAATGGTGggtttgctgttgttgaaggcATCGATGTGACCTGGACTACTTCTTTTTAATCCCGTCTCGATGGCGTGATGCAATCGTAGTGCCCAATGACATTATGACACCTCCCAGTCCCCGCAGATAGAGCTTAAAGATACCCGGATACCTGATTTTTAGGACAAGGACAGGCTCTACACCTGAGTCTTGTTTTGAGAAGACCATCGCAGAGAGGAGAGTGGCAGCTTCCACTGGATTCACAACCCATCTTACTCCAGCCTAACATGGAAACACGCAGCGACTCTTCGACTCCCAACCCGGACTATgatctttcaaggcctctCAATCTCGATGGCAGTGGTCTTAGGCAAAAGCTCGCCTCTTATGGAGATCCAcacttctccctcttcatgCGCAAACTCTTCATCAAGGCTTTAGGGTACAGCGAGGACGCTCTTTCTCGGCCCATTGTGGGCATTGTCAACACCTACTCAAGCTTCAACCCCTGCCATGCCAACATACCCCAGCTAATGGACGCCGTGAAAAGGGGCGTTCAACTAAGCGGTGGCCTGGCTATCGACTTTCCTACTATCAGTCTCCACGAGTCTTTTGCCTCTCCGACCAGCATGTATCTTCGAAACTTGATGAGTATGGACACCGAAGAGATGATTCAGGCCCAGCCGGTCGATTCTGTTGTTCTGATTGGTGGTGAGTCTCTTCCAGTTGTCATGCTTTCTTTCCATGGATGGTCTGAATTACGAACTGACACAACCAACAGGCTGTGACAAGACCACTCCAGCTCAGTTGATGGGGGCCATCTCAGCCAACAAGCCGATCATCCATCTGGTGACTGGTCCGATGATGCCGGGCAGCTTTCAGGGTGCACGCATAGGGGCTTGTACAGACTGTCGCAATAACTGGGCCAAGTTCCGTGCCGGCACGTTAGATATTGAAGACATAAGTGCTCTCAACGAGGAGCTTGTACCAACAGTACGTCTCCAGTTTCCCGCTTTCGCTCGGCGGTCTCTTACATCATGTTAGGGCGGAACCTGTGGGGTGATGGGTACAGCATCAACCATGTCCTGTATCCTTTTGGCCTTGGGCCTGATGCCGCTTTCTTTGCCAAGTGCTACAGCACCGGCCGTGTCCTCTTCGCGCCTCAGAATAGCAGAAGCAACAGGCACCCATGCAGTAGCCCTCGCAAGATCTCAGCTCCGGCCACAGGCTTTACTTACAAGAGAATCCTTCCTCAACGCCATCACAGTCCTGCAGGCAATAGGTGGCTCCACCAACGCCATCGTTCACCTGATGGCAATCGTCAACCGCCACCCTCAGCTCGCCGGCTCCATCAAGCTACAAACCATCGACGACATCGGCCTCAAGACCCCCCTACTGGTTGACCTCAAACCATCAGGCGACAATTACATGACTGACTTTCACAACGCCGGCGGGAtgctcgccctcctccacgaaCTGAAACCTTTGCTACATCTCGACGCAATGACCATCACCGGCCGCACCCTAGGCGAGGAGTTGGCTTCCATACCCTTCCGCCCACTACCCCTAGACTCACCACTCAGTTCCATCATCCACCCTTTCAACAAACCCTTGtacccctccagctccctcgtcatcctctccaaaggCAACCTCGCCTCCGCCGGCGGAGCGGTGATCAAAGCTTCTGCCTCTAAAGACCGcagcctcctctcccacaccGGTCCCGCGGTGGTGTTTTCCAGTCCACAAGACCTAGCAGAGAGAATCGACTCCCCCAGCCTCAGCGTCAGCCCCTCCTCGGTGTTGATCCTCCAGAACATCGGCCCGGTAGGGAATCCAGGCATGCCAGAGGCGGGATTGATCCCCATCCCGAGGAAGCTAGCTGCGAAGGGGGTGTCGGATATGCTCCGCATCTCGGACGGGCGCATGAGCGGCACGGCCGGGGGTACAATCATATTGCATGTTTCCCCCGAGAGCGCGGATCCGGAGTCTGTCTTGGGGATTGTCCAAGACGGGGATGTGATCACCTTTGATGCAGAGAGGAGATATTTACATGTGGAGATTGATGAGGACGGGGTCAGGGACAGGATGGCGCAGcggaagaagatgatggcaaATGAGGGCAGTGGGAGTGCTTGGGTTGccagggagagggaaaggggttATAGGGGGTTGTACAAACGGGAGGTTAACCAGGCAGAGCAAGGGGCTGATTTTGGCTTTTTGACGGCTGCTGGCCCATCTTGAAGCCCTGAGAGAAGTTTGGAGAGCGTGGCGTTCATTTAGGGAGTTAGTGTCAGGAGGACGACACAAATGTAAACACACGGTTTCAGGgcaaccaccatcgccacccCTTCAAAATTTGCTCTTGACTTCGGAGACCCCCATCATTTTCCCATAGCATATGCCGCTATTTGCAACTAGAAACCTTAGGCAGGGGAGGTTTGCATTTCTAGTGCACACCTTCGCCTTTGAAAACCCCCGAGTGATCTATCCCTCCTTTCTTAGGGCATCAAGTCCTGAACAAACGGCTGgatcaaaaagaaaattgaTATgggttttcttcttttctcccCGGTCTCCATAGCCCAGACAGTATTCACATTCAGGAACCAAACAGAAAACCTCCGAACCCGCGGCCCGCCCACCAGGATCAGGGGAGAAGAATAGATGTATTGAGAGCTCCAATATTCAACGGCTCGATATAGCCCAGAGACGCATGTCATTTTTTCGCCATGAGGGGAAGAACGCGGCCGAGGCCCACGGCAGCCTTGTCAACCGGGACAAGTCTTCACCCGCGGGTAGCGAAGAATGGGCGTTCTCCTTGTCCGGTTGAGAAATGGCACAACACAAACAAAGCCCTAATTCCAGAGCTCGGCATCCAGTGCAACCTCGCGAGAAATGTGCCCACCCTATTGGGCTCTCAGCCTGCAGGGACAGTTACACGCCACAATCAACGCAAAGTGAAAAGGATGCAGGATATCCACTGCCACGTACATATCTCATATCAGGCACCTGCTCAACCTCGAActgttggagaagaagacaagAGCAGCCGAACAAGGAGGGGCAAGCAGATACTGGTTGGGGAATACACGTCCCGCTCAGCCGGCCGCTTGTTGGCCGCACCAGTACCGAATCGTTCTTTTGATGTGGAAAAGCCGTGGAGTCGTCTAGAGATGTCCGTATATCGGGTGTTTGCGCCCAAAGACAGTCAGGCTGTGAGAGGAAGCAAAGAAAATATTGCTTCGTCTCGAATGTTACCGGGCCACGTTTCCTCCCTCGTCCCAGATTGGAATTGGACAGACTTTGATGACCTGTGAGGAAATCATTGTGACGAGACAACTCTCTTTGACCGCACCCATAAGCCTTCGCTACAGCCACTGCATGCAAACAAGAAAGTAGACCCAGCACTTACACACACCTCTTGGAGAGCATCTGGAAAGGGCGATTGACATGCCGCCATGTGGTCGCCGACAAATTCGGCACCCGCAGGTTTTTCTCGGTTCTCGCTTCCACTCAAGCTCGCCATCACCTCGCTGTGCCTTGCATTAGCTCCCTGCCTGGGAGGGCGGCTGTCGCCGGTGATTCGCTGGAGCCGCAGCGGAACGGTCGGGTCATCTTTGCGACAACGGTTGTGCCTTTTGGGGGACACAACTCCAACCATCTTGGCAAGCTCCTTTGGCCATACAAATTCCGTGCGTACCTGAGCAGCGGCTTTTTTGGGGAACACCAGATCGTGGACTCTGTGGGACCACAAGCCTTGCAAGGTGACTCGGATCCATCTGGCCCAGTTTTGGGAGTGGCCGCCAAAGCTCCATGGTTGCAATGGGACCCGGGCGGCGACAGTGATGAAAAACTTGACATGTTTAGCCTCATGTCATTTGTGCCCGTCGTCTGGGGACCTACCATGGGCCCATCACGAGGAATTCGAGAGTAGTACCAAGTGACGATTGCAGCTTCGGACCACAAGGCTTCCTCGGCTTTCTGTTGAACCGACATGAGTTGGCAGACATGCCGTGGCTGCCCAACGTAGCGGGCAGCCGCCTGCTTCTTGGGAGGCCAGttgaaagagagagagcacaTGCGCTGACAGTGGACCAGAGGTTTGGACAGGGGAACAGGCGAGAAAAAAGCCAGGCAAAACACTGGCCGGACCGATTTGGTGCATGTCAGATATTGCCTCACCTCTATCGAGGTggccaagaggaggagcaagaagaaaggagaagaagaacaggcaggaggaggcgtgAATGCATCCATGAGAGATTTACGGTTGGGTCCTCTCCTCTTACTTGGCCACCTGAGAGCTTTGCAGGCTTGAGCGACGGGTAGAAAACGCATATGCGACGGGGTTCAATTTGCGAGACAGTCATGTCATCTCAGTGAACAATGGATGATGCTCCTGAACGCAAGATACTTCCCGCCATGCAACGTGGGACAACAGCAGCCCATGTCCAAGACTGCATGCTGATGACCTTTCTGGGCGCGATGTGTTCAGTGAGCAGCAATTGTGTGATGTAGTTGTATATGTCGGCAGTTGCAGTTTCAGGCTTGATCCGTAGGTAATAGACATCGTATCGACGGAACCATCAAGCGATCAACAATAAACCTGAACAATGCAGTCAACAGTCCGGCGAAAGGTCACACTGATGTGGGGTGATCTGGGAGCCATGCCGCCAGAAATCGGCCAAAAACTCTGATTTCTCGCGGATTCTGCTGTTTCGATCGGAGCTTGACGGAGCTGATTAGTCAAGCCGGAGCCGTGGCAGGATGGAACCGTGGAACTGCCAGCAGCTACCACGGGTAGTCAACGGACCGGACGGGTGGACGGGACCTGGCAGCTAATAACAGATAGgctccccaaaccccagcGTACCGGACAAGCCAAGAGCAGTGTATATGGGCAGATAATTAGTGGTATGAGTGGGCAGGAGGAAGATGTGGTATCGAGGATGAACACCGGCAGAACACGCTTGTGCAAGGTACGCGTGGCGATGGACGAATGACATTCGGTAGAATAGACAAGAGACACCCTCCAACTTTTCTGGTCGATATTGGACGTGATGGAGGGTACCAAGTGGGAAGGACGGGGAAGGTCTGGACTGCGACTGACGGAACCCCGGGGTGGTGGCAACGAACAATGCCTCTCCGCTGGCAGACCTGCGGATATGAGATCAGAACTGTGAGGACTGCTAATTATCTGGGGATATCCTGCGTTATTCGTCAGCAACTGTGCCCTCGACCTGTCCATGATCAGGAAAGTCTTACCTTAAACCAGTACCTGCATAGTAAAACAATGCGTGACCTTCACGTGAGCTGCATGgtcaagagaaaaaaaagaaagatttTTTTGATGACCGAGCATGAGGGAGCACGGGGCTGGAGGGGAAAAGGCTGACGGCCCCACCTCGCGGAAAAAACTTGGATTTTCCGAAGTTTGAATTCTGTCTGAAAAGCGGGGACGACATGGACGGCATATGCAAATTCTGATTGGCGGTGCCAACTCAGTAACTCACAGCTCTTCGGGACTGCCAGCCTCTCCGATTTCTTGCGTCATCAACCGTCCGAAGCTCTTATGCCTGATCAGCCATTGTTCAACGCCCATCCCTTGCCCGCAGCATCAAGACGAGAATTCAACCAGCCTGTCAGTGGACCGTCAGTCAAACGCGTCGCGCTCCGCACGCGAGATCCAGCAGTTCAATAGCATCAGACCTTGGCACTGTGGGgccccaaccacaacaccgcatcatctccatctcaGCGCCGACAATGAGGGGTC is from Podospora pseudopauciseta strain CBS 411.78 chromosome 5 map unlocalized CBS411.78m_5.2, whole genome shotgun sequence and encodes:
- a CDS encoding uncharacterized protein (EggNog:ENOG503P73X) is translated as MGAASKVIHIILRVFEVICSVIVLGLVARFLHLVSQAGVSVDSRIVYAIITASISTLFALVFIAPFIYAYLAFPMDAILFVMWIVVFGLLTSRTGSAMCNASWYWNYWGYYWGGWWRVPDLTVWDRGYGGCASWRAVLAFSFLAAMAYLVSTILGAVVVHRYRRKNSPVTTRDISAPIPQSPAPGRPETAQVHDPRAPPSALAQQTMGTAVDV
- a CDS encoding uncharacterized protein (EggNog:ENOG503P18U; COG:E), with the translated sequence METRSDSSTPNPDYDLSRPLNLDGSGLRQKLASYGDPHFSLFMRKLFIKALGYSEDALSRPIVGIVNTYSSFNPCHANIPQLMDAVKRGVQLSGGLAIDFPTISLHESFASPTSMYLRNLMSMDTEEMIQAQPVDSVVLIGGCDKTTPAQLMGAISANKPIIHLVTGPMMPGSFQGARIGACTDCRNNWAKFRAGTLDIEDISALNEELVPTGGTCGVMGTASTMSCILLALGLMPLSLPSATAPAVSSSRLRIAEATGTHAVALARSQLRPQALLTRESFLNAITVLQAIGGSTNAIVHLMAIVNRHPQLAGSIKLQTIDDIGLKTPLLVDLKPSGDNYMTDFHNAGGMLALLHELKPLLHLDAMTITGRTLGEELASIPFRPLPLDSPLSSIIHPFNKPLYPSSSLVILSKGNLASAGGAVIKASASKDRSLLSHTGPAVVFSSPQDLAERIDSPSLSVSPSSVLILQNIGPVGNPGMPEAGLIPIPRKLAAKGVSDMLRISDGRMSGTAGGTIILHVSPESADPESVLGIVQDGDVITFDAERRYLHVEIDEDGVRDRMAQRKKMMANEGSGSAWVARERERGYRGLYKREVNQAEQGADFGFLTAAGPS